In Strix aluco isolate bStrAlu1 chromosome 33, bStrAlu1.hap1, whole genome shotgun sequence, the following proteins share a genomic window:
- the LOC141917061 gene encoding kinesin-like protein KIF20B isoform X1, with product MLLSLTEELKNKLLAEKKKKLLLELQICAEVTQEFAQYFAEQEIYFNECLSYERERLEEDADTRLEIFRELVDGYLGDVEEENKLKDQPCSEQAGPLNEEYGIGPGTYIDREGVTDSLQGDVVDIKKQAEETHRHVVSPEDPQEATGWLEKQLSKTTTALTQTKEKLTKKTDELIKTEEQLTQNPKENEYAE from the exons ATGCTGCTGAGTCTCACAGAAGAGTTGAAGAACAAACttcttgctgaaaagaagaagaagTTACTGCTGGAGCTACAAATTTGTGCAGAGGTGACGCAGGAATTTGCCCAatattttgctgagcaggaaatatatttcaa TGAGTGCCTTTCTTACGAACGAGAACGGCttgaagaagatgctgacacGCGCCTGGAGATCTTCAGGGAACTTGTAGATGGTTATCTTGGAGAcgtggaggaagaaaataaactaaaggatCAGCCTTGCAGCGAACAAGCTGGACCTCTG AATGAAGAGTATGGCATAGGGCCAGGCACCTACATTGATCGTGAGGGCGTTACTGATTCTCTGCAGGGTGATGTCGTTGATatcaaaaagcaggcagaagaaacacacagacacGTGGTGTCTCCAGAGGACCCCCAGGAAGCTACAGGTTGGCTTGAAAAGCAGCTGAGCAAAACTACCACTGCACTAACTcagaccaaagaaaagctgacaaagaaaaccGATGAACTAATCAAAACTGAAGAGCAGCTGACACAGAACCCCAAAG aaaatgaatacgcagaataa